The Belonocnema kinseyi isolate 2016_QV_RU_SX_M_011 chromosome 10, B_treatae_v1, whole genome shotgun sequence genome has a window encoding:
- the LOC117181150 gene encoding uncharacterized protein LOC117181150, whose amino-acid sequence MKQRINIPESFLPKFSGKYEDWLSFKDAFSSMIHNQSDLNNIEKLQYLKSTVTGEAENKIKQISITGGNSNRAWNLLPSAFFDKRLVISRHLSLLLRLPVQEKESSEGLRRLADETQQRLESLKTSEVNLNEEIVMQILEEELHKLTAEKWEEILKRDTFSKLEEMFEFLYKAASRLSQRDRDKAEHIIQTSASMKPSPQSNNKNNSRKTTRQAFFSKTGKSCPICIKNQHPVYRCDKFCSLSLPRRIQAAKDSSLCLNCLRIHGDKSCNFKKCPVCEEHHSALLHMPKEQIMRND is encoded by the coding sequence ATGAAACAACGTATCAATATACCGGAATCTTTTCTCCCAAAATTTAGCGGTAAATATGAAGACTGGCTATCCTTTAAAGATGCCTTTTCTTCAATGATCCATAATCAATCTGAtttaaataacattgaaaaattacaatatttaaaatctacaGTAACCGGAgaagctgaaaataaaataaaacagatttcAATCACAGGCGGTAACTCTAATCGTGCGTGGAACTTACTGCCAAGTGCGTTTTTTGACAAACGGTTAGTTATATCAAGACACTTGAGCCTTCTATTGCGCCTTCCTGTTCAAGAAAAGGAATCCTCAGAAGGTTTAAGACGTTTAGCTGATGAAACTCAGCAGCGTTTGGAATCCCTAAAAACTTCAGAAGTTAACTTGAATGAGGAAATTGTAATGCAAATTTTAGAAGAAGAACTTCACAAATTAACAGCGGAGAAATGGGAGGAAATATTAAAACGTGATACCTTCTCAAAATTAGaggaaatgtttgaatttttatataaggcAGCATCTAGACTTTCGCAACGCGATAGAGATAAGGCTGAACATATAATTCAGACTTCTGCTTCAATGAAACCGTCACCGCAgtctaataacaaaaataattctcggAAAACGACGAGAcaagcatttttttcgaaaaccggTAAATCGTGTCCAATTTGTATCAAAAACCAACATCCCGTCTACAGATGCGATAAATTCTGCAGTTTGTCGTTACCCCGCCGTATTCAAGCAGCAAAGGATTCCTCTCTATGCCTGAACTGCTTAAGAATTCACGGAGACAAGTcgtgtaattttaagaaatgtccGGTCTGTGAGGAACATCACAGTGCCTTGCTCCATATGCCGAAGGAGCAAATTATGCGAAACGATTAA